From the Jilunia laotingensis genome, the window GCAAGGATGGGTGTTAATGAAGCGTAGTTTTCCAGATCGTCGTCGATCAGTTTATTTCTTTCGGCTGGTACAAGTGGGAACGGAATACCGAGTAATACAGGGTTCCATCCTTCTGCACTAACGGTGGCACCGATGGCTGCCATTCCGGATGTGGTAAGATTGTGCTGAAGCGGGTCTCCGACAAAAGCGTATTTCACTTTCAACGTGTTTATTACGTCAAGTCCTACGCCTCCGGCATATACCAGACCGATTTCATCGAAGTCATATTCGGGTTTTACAGTAAGGTTGACTACTGCTTCCTCCGAACCTGGAATCTGTATCAGGTTAAGATCGAGTACGCCTGCACTTTGGCCTTCTTCCACCGGATAGGTTTTCAGTAGAACACCGTTATTATAGACCATGATGGCCATTGCCTTGACTACATCCAGAGACAGAATGCTGGAAGAGCCCCCGGCTACTATACAGAATCCGGTGGTAGTGCCTGATTTATAAAGATGGAAACGGTCGCGTACACTGATAATAGGATTGGCCCCTACAGCCACGCTGGCGACTTTGACGAAGGTTGCGGAGTTATTGAGGTCTTCATCCAATATGTTTTCAAAATCGGTTGTGCCGGAACCGACTCCTACGGCATTGATGATTTTGTCAATCACACAGTCCGGTTCAACGAGTGCTTTGCGCTGCGGCACGTTTTCGGCTTGCCGTTGGGCAAATAGGGCGATCGGGAACAGGGCTATTATAATAAAGAGAGTAGTATTTCTTTTCATGATCAATTTAGTTTATGGCTACTGTTGGAGAGTGCCGTATACGTACCTGTTATGTTGTACTGTGAATTCCGGCGGAAATAGAATGTATTGTTCTGTGCAGTAGGAGAGATGATTCCTGTCGCACCTTCTGCTGAAGAAACATTGGTGATATAGATTTGGTAATCGTCTTTCTGCCAGGAACTGATTGCCGTCAGTCTTGATTTCATGCGGATGAGAAGACGAGTAGTGGTAGGTAGGACATAGGCAGATAGGGTCACGGTCTGGTTGGTTACGGTCTGCTTGTCCAACAATGTCCATTTGTTATTTTTATATGCATTGTCCTGATTGGCGGCTACAAGAGTATAAGGAGTTTTGAAGTTCTCATAATCCTTTAAGGAAGTTTGCGTATAGGTCGTTTCGGACATGAGTGCAAACCAATCGAAGCTCCATGTGCCTTGTTGGATGCCTGTAATTTTGATGGTGACGAGTGCCATTCCTCTGTAAAGAATCCCTGTCAGTTGGTCGGAACCCTCAAAAGAGATTACCGGGTTTGCATCTCCTGTGTGGCAATAGCCGTAGAAGAGTTCGGGAGTGTAGAGCCATTTCCCATTCCAATACTTTTCAGTATTTTGTTTTATTTCATTATAGTCGGTGATGGTCTGTTCACGAAGAGTTGCCTGGAAATTATCAAATGTGGTTCCGGGTGCAGCGTTCAGGCTGAACATATTACCTTCACCCCTGCCGGAATAATATCCGATGGCAATGACACGATATTCATTGCCCATGATCTTAGTCAGTTTGCTCCGTGCTGTTCGGACTCCGTTTTCGGGTGCGCAACTGACGGTCTTGTCATTATTGGCATCGTAAACAAACGGGGCGGCCGATCCTGCTTTACGGATAAAAGTTACTATACGTACTTTGTCTACTTGAGACGTTCCGTCCAAGAGCGTATCTTCTCCCGGGGGTAAAGCTCTGCTACTGGGCAGCTCACTACCTACAGTGAGGGTGATGTCAACAGAGTTGCTATCTCCTGCCGGTGCAACGGGTTCAAGGGACTCGTCCTGACTGCATCCGCTAAAGTTTGTTGCCAGGATGATGGCTGCCATAAAGCGAAAAAGAGGTATCTTATTCATTATAAATGATAGTTTAGGTAAAATCACTCACTTAACAACATCACAGGTGATTAAATTCCCTTTGAAATGTTGCTAAACATTCTTTCTTAACTATTATTTACTTATGGGGGAGGAAGGAGAATTCAACATGAATTATTTTCCCTGCTATGGGAAATCCGGATTAATCCCGAAATCGGTACTTACTTGTCTTCTTTTGCCCAAAACGATCCAGTCTTCAGAATGCAATAGACTGAAGAAGTTACCTTAGGTTTTCCACTTTTTCCATTCTCGATTTTCCTTTCACCCTTCACGATCCTCAATTTTCCCCTCTTCTCTTATATATTGCATCAGTTTCCGGTAGAAAGCGTGTTGCCCGAGCGTGGCAGCTTCTCCCAGTATCACTAGTTTCATACGTGCCCTGGTGATTGCGACATTCATTCGCCGCAAATCATTGAGAAATCCTATTTGCCCATTTTCGTTGGCCCTTACCAGACTGATAAAGACCACATCTCTTTCCTGTCCTTGAAATCCGTCTACTGTGTTTACACTGATCAGTGAACGGAAGGGACGGAAGAAATTGCTGCTTTTTATTTTGCTCCTCAAATACTGTACTTGAGCTTTATAGGGTGAGATGAGCCCGAAGTCGATTTGTTCGTCCAGCACTCGTCCTTCACCGATCCGGTGAATGTACTTTTCCAATTCCTGCAACAACAGGTTGGCTTCCTGCTTATTGATGCGTCCGAAGCTTTCACCGGTAAGTTCTTCATGGAATTCCATTTCGGACGTATCGATCCATACCATAGGGGTGTCAAAGTCGAGAATCCCCCGTTGGCGTACTTCCGGTGCCGATTCCAACTGGTTGTTATAGAACCATTCGGACGAAAAGCGCATGATGGACTCATTCATCCTGTACTGAGTTTTTAATAAGGAGACGGAAGTCGGTTTGACGGCCACTATTTTCTCCATCAGGGTGTGGTCCAGCCCGCCCCGGGCAGCTTCGATACATTTGATGGTGGGAGGTAGCTGGCAATGATCTCCGGCAAGAATCACCCGATCCGCCTTTCGGATAGCGATCCAACAGGCCGCTTCGAGTGCTTGTGCGGCTTCATCGATGAACAGTGTACTGAAACGTCGGCCGGTCAGTATCCGGTGATTGCTGCTGACCAATGTGGAGGCTATGACCCGTGCAGACGAGAACAGGTCTTCATTGATGAGTATTTCCAATTCCGTAGCACGGTCACGAAGGCGACTGATACGGTTGCGGGCTGATTCTCGCTCGTTATAGCTGCCGCGATGTATTTTGCCGTTCATTTCACGGATCGACTTCCGGATACCCCAAAGTTCAGGATAAGCAGGATGATTTTCGAAGCGTCGTTCGTAGGTGAATGAAAGCATTTTGTCATTGACCCGCGAAGGGTTGCCGATGCGCAGCACGGGAACACCCCTGTCCACCAGTTTCTCAGAGATCCAGTCTACCGCTGTGTTGCTTTGTGCGCAGACGAGTACCTGATTCTCGCGGTGCAATGTCTCATAGATGGCTTCTACGAGTGTGGTTGTTTTTCCAGTTCCCGGAGGGCCATGAACGATAGAAACGTCTTTGGCGCAGAGTACCTTGTTGACTGCTTCTTCCTGGGTACTGTTCAGCCAGGGAAAACGGATCGGAAAGAGTTCCCGCTTTCGGGGAAGAAGTGTTCCTATCAGTGTGTCACGTAGTTCCGCCAATCGGTTTCCTTTGGCTCGCAACACGTCTTCAAGGGCATCGAACATGGTGCGGTAGGATGTTTCGTCAAAATAGAGCTGTACCCCCACTTGTCCTTCCGATTGAATCTCAAGCAATGCACCTTGACCGGGCAGTGCAACCACCATCCGTTCCTCATCGGCATAACTGACGGTAGCGGTGAAGTTCATATAAGAAATCTTATCATCATATCCTTGGCGGAAGAAGCAGACCGGTTTGCCGAACTCGAAAGCATGTTCGATGTCTTTGTCCCCGGTACGGATAATCTCTACGACAAACTGATTGAGTGAATTATAGTAACTCCGCCCTATCTGTACCGGATACCAGGAAAGTCCCCGTTTCACTTTCCGTGCAATGCCCATCGTCTCGGTTTGTCTTTTGAACTCCTCTTTTTCATACTCATATTCCATCCGGAGGAGAAGTTGCTGGCGTTGTAGGTCGGCAGTAGGAGAGGCGATGGGTTTCTTATTATCCATGATTCATTATATTTTTACATTATATGCACCCCACCGGTGAAGGGGTCGTTCCTCACCGATGAAGAGGGTCTTGCTCACCGATGAACACCCCCTTCCTCACCGAGGAACAGGGTCTTCCTCACCGACCAAGAATTGATAGGGCTATTTGCTGATAATCAGTATGATAGCTGCTGAGGAAATATCACTTCTTGAGAAACCACAAAGTTATATTATTCAACAAATTATATCAAAGTTCGGTGCTTTAAGAAAAAGCTATCGCTGTTTCCTCCACAAAAGTAATATTTCTTCTCATAGCAGCCGAAATTTATTTCAATTTGTTAAACCTTATACCGTGCAAAATCGTTAATATTATAAACAGTTTAAAAAATATAAATGCATATGGTTTACGATTTGGACATGATAAAAAGCTTCTATTCAGCTTATAAAGGCAAAATGGAGCATGTACGGAGTGTTTTAAAGCGTCCGTTGACGTTGGCAGAGAAAATATTGTATACTCATCTCTATGATGAGGCTAATTTGAAAGATTATAAGCGGGGAGAAGATTATGTGAATTTCCGTCCGGATCGTGTGGCGATGCAGGATGCTACGGCACAGATGGCTTTATTGCAATTCATGAATGCAGGGAAAGAACAGGCTGCTGTACCATCTACCGTGCATTGCGACCATCTGATTCAGGCTTATAAAGGGGCAGGTGAAGATATCGCCACTGCTAAGAAGACCAATGAGGAGGTCTATGATTTCCTCCGGGATGTCTCGTCCCGATTTGGCATCGGTTTCTGGAAACCGGGAGCCGGGATTATCCATCAGGTTGTGCTTGAGAACTATGCTTTTCCGGGTGGTATGATGGTAGGAACGGATTCGCATACGCCCAATGCCGGTGGCTTGGGTATGGTAGCTATCGGTGTAGGGGGAGCCGATGCGGTGGATGTGATGACGGGTATGGAATGGGAACTGAAGATGCCTAAACTGATCGGAGTTCATTTGACGGGTCAGCTGAACGGTTGGACGGCTCCAAAAGATGTGATCTTGAAATTGGCAGGTCTGCTGACGGTAAAAGGCGGAACGAATGCCATCATTGAATATTTCGGCCCGGGCACGGCTTCCATTTCGGCTACGGGTAAAGCAACTATTTGCAATATGGGTGCGGAAGTGGGAGCCACCACTTCACTCTTCCCTTATGATGATCGCATGGCCACTTATCTGCGTGCTACAGGACGTGAAGAGGTGGTCAAGTTGGCGGATGCCGTAGAGGCGGATCTTCGTCAGGATGAAGAAATTCTGGAAGCACCGGAAAATTACTACGACCGCGTGATCGAAATCGACCTGTCCGAATT encodes:
- a CDS encoding AAA domain-containing protein — translated: MDNKKPIASPTADLQRQQLLLRMEYEYEKEEFKRQTETMGIARKVKRGLSWYPVQIGRSYYNSLNQFVVEIIRTGDKDIEHAFEFGKPVCFFRQGYDDKISYMNFTATVSYADEERMVVALPGQGALLEIQSEGQVGVQLYFDETSYRTMFDALEDVLRAKGNRLAELRDTLIGTLLPRKRELFPIRFPWLNSTQEEAVNKVLCAKDVSIVHGPPGTGKTTTLVEAIYETLHRENQVLVCAQSNTAVDWISEKLVDRGVPVLRIGNPSRVNDKMLSFTYERRFENHPAYPELWGIRKSIREMNGKIHRGSYNERESARNRISRLRDRATELEILINEDLFSSARVIASTLVSSNHRILTGRRFSTLFIDEAAQALEAACWIAIRKADRVILAGDHCQLPPTIKCIEAARGGLDHTLMEKIVAVKPTSVSLLKTQYRMNESIMRFSSEWFYNNQLESAPEVRQRGILDFDTPMVWIDTSEMEFHEELTGESFGRINKQEANLLLQELEKYIHRIGEGRVLDEQIDFGLISPYKAQVQYLRSKIKSSNFFRPFRSLISVNTVDGFQGQERDVVFISLVRANENGQIGFLNDLRRMNVAITRARMKLVILGEAATLGQHAFYRKLMQYIREEGKIEDREG